agcTTATGCACTTGTTTAAACTTACTAAATATGCTtggaaaatttaaaatctaCTATTTGAGGTGAGTGTCTTTATTAAAATatctaattttctcttttgatagTATTTTGAAAAGTGTCATTTCCATCTTTAGTAAATTTAATTAGTGACTTATTAACAAAAACCCCATAATAAATatgttaaaaaatgaaaatatgggTGAGTTTAAATACTAAAATCACATgttaaaaataaaatccaaCCAAAAGCCCAACAAGAGGATTAGTAACTTAGTACCGACCATAAGTATGGGCCTTATGATCCGACCATAAGCCCAAAACCAAAAGTCAACTGAGAAATGTTGATGTAAAAGCCTTGCAATAGATTTTGGATCAGGCCCACAATATGCACTCGGAGTAAGGACGGGAAAAAACTATACCTTGAAATAATTATACATCCGaccaacaaaaaataataactatACAAAGAAAATGTGAGATTTCTTCTCAGCAGCCAAAACTATACTAGGGTCTCAATCCTTCGgttcaattcgatttttttgaaaaaccgaACTGTTAGAGTGCATACTTGAACCAAACCAAATATTACCCTGAATAGTAGTTAATGTTTTAGTTCGTTTTATTTCATATCGGTTCGCGACCAATAGTTCCTCTCTATGACGCTTTGTAATCTAAAAAGCATGTCATaacaattttcatttcatgtATATCCCGAAAAAAAGGGCAATTACCCATTTTAAATGGGCTAGCTTTAAAAACTTTCCGAAAGTGCATATGTTAAACAGACACGATAACCGCCACCGTAGTATAATCGAGTTTCGAGTACACGTTATTTAAAAGGGTCTTCGATGATCAACAGTTTAGCTAGATACCAATTAAATATACGCTACGTGGTTTCACATATACTCAAAACGCAACTCTATCTCAAAGTAATTAATCATGCATTTACTATATAGCTAGAATGACCCTCGCAAATTGCAAAAACTAATCTGCTAAGAATTAACCGGATTAAAGTCGCCGTGTGATCATTTGTTGGAATTGAAATATATGCAAGAGCCGGGTCACAATTTGTATGGAttgaaaaaattgttgaaattccCCAAAAGTGATACAGTCTCGAACATATAGGTCTTTGACAGCATGCGGCCTATTTAATTCGGGTAATCGATCTGCTTCTTGGATCAACGGGCAATTGCACACGTTCTTAATAACTTTGTGAATGATTGATCATATAGTAGTCAATAGGACCTCAACTTAAACGTGCTCCATTTTAAATCCTCACATGCtacaaattaaaagaaaaaaaaatactattcacagcatcataattttttttcatatgtagCTGTTCATTTGGTACAGAAGATGGGGCcctttagaaaaataaataataaaagttTGCATATTTAATTAGGAAAAAGGTGAGGAACTTGATTAATAAAATGGTTAATACCATTctcacaaaaaaggaaaaaaaaaagttaataccacgaaaaactctaaactggtgcacatttgacaaatttatcccaaattaattatttgattgcgcaaaaatctcaaactggtatacctataacaaatttaccttcagttaatttctgttaaattttactatcaaattgctaagttggataaTGCATGGTAATtgacatgtgtattaatttgggatttttcatagtattaactcaatttaacaaaaactaacaaagagtaaatttgtcatacgtgtaccaatttgagatttcttatggttaaaaaattgttttgaagtaaatttatcgtatatgtaccaatttgaaattttcgcgGCATTAAGCCTTAATAGAATTAAGCCAAAACAATAGTTCCCTCTATGGCGCTTTCTAATCGGAAAAGGATGTCATGACAAGTTTCATTTCATGTTGTGTCTCCCGATTGCCCTTTTCGAATGGACTAATCTttaaaaactttccaaaagcGTATATGTTAAACAAACACGATAATCGCCACCGTAATAATCAAGTTTCTAGCCTACGCGATATAAAAAGGTCTTTAGTGATCTACAACTTAGCTATATGCCAACCAAGTATACAATACGTGGTTTCACATATACTCGAAACGTAATCTCACCTCAATTGAGGATTTCATATTTAGCTAGAACAACCCtcataaattgcaaatattaatttgttaactAAGATCAAAATAGTTGTAAGATCTGGGCCATAATTTGTACCTATTAAACAAATTATTGGATGCATGAAACTTAGTCCCCGATTCTAATCAGCATACGTTCCCAACAATTTCGTGACTGATTGAATCTAGCAATTTATACAACATTGGTAATAGCAAATAGGACCTCGACTTAAACATGCTCCATTATAATTTATAAACCCCCACATGCTaattggcaaattaaaaaaataatattcgcaatgtcatatttttttctttctccatatGTAGCTGTTCATTTGGTACAGAAGATGGGGCCCCttagaaaaacaaataataaaagtTTGGATATTTAATTACAAGAAGGTAAGGAACTCGACTCGAACGGGAGTTTCGAGCAGCGAGTTGACTCGGACGCACGGGGGGTGTTTTGCTGATGAAGGAGGTGACGCACCGCTTGTCAAGTGACGATGTTTTCTTAGGTTTGACTTGGAATTTGCCTCTGCGCGTGTGCTGCTCATCAGTTTTCTTTCGTGATTGACCGATCAATGACGAAGCACTAAAATTCTTGCAATCGGATCGACGACCGAGGAACGGATGTGGTACGTATCGACCGGGCACGGGACGTGTCTTCGGTTTTCCCCGGTCGACCAGCACCGGTACTCCGATGTTTGACTCCATCGTCGATTTCGAACCTTACACAATTCGCGAGGTTAGTGTGATTTGGAACAGTACCACTAGTTTATCTGCTCGAGGAAAACTTTCTCGTCGCACTAGCCCCTTTTTGATTCAATTTGTTCGGTAGCAATAGCGACCCTAATGTCGACGCGTATTCGGAACCCGAGACTAGCCAGTCATCCGATAGTCGTTATCAATTTTCTATAGAGAAAAGCATCGAGACCccatagaaaaatttgaaaattaacaGTTGCGATTGCTTccggagaagtaaaaaaaacaattcgCCTCTTTAACTAAAGATAATCGCGCGCTTCCGACTAAGCTCGGAGGAGAGTTCCATGGGTTATAAGAAGCTCCGAACGATGCAGAGTTTCACGGTTGCGACGGGGAGACGTTTTCAGGTGCATCGAGCACGTGCGAgtccaatttattttaatttttaaatcatGCGAGGTCCTTGCGAGGCCCCTTGCTGACGTGTGCGATGATGTACTTTCTTTTAACTCACCAAAGTTGAGTTCGACGAGATACTTGATGCTGATGAACATGGTGACGCagccattttgttttttgtttttttcctttgagaGAGACTTTGGCCACTTGCTTCTTTACTGGGAGGCCAGCATTTCTAAGGTTTGATGTCCTTTCTTGGCTTTTGGGTTGACTAAAAGCGGCTGGCATACCACCATTTGCTTGTAAATCGGATTACATCTGCCGATCACAGACATGGCATGTCTTGTTCCCCGGTCCAGCCACGCTGGCTTACCATCTCCTCCTAATCCTAATCCTAATCCTAATCCTAGTCTCGGATTAGGACAAGctttccagattttttttttttttttggtaaggtaagtattcAAGCTTTCCAGATTTGATAACATCATTTGGCAATTATCTCGACGCTTGAACCAAAATTACCTGTATCATCACCGAAATAAGATAATCGtgtaaaaagtcctaaacctatcgtGTGGTGGCTAATTTcttcttaaacatttcaattgtgtcaaaatttaattattaaattagcaaatcgtcaaatagtttatgactaaattggtacgattaaaaaagtttatgatcgaattaacaaatttatcaaaaaatttatgactcaattgacacaattaaaaagtttagaactaaattgattgccgtgcaataaatttaggacttttttgacaattttctcaataacCTTATGCATATTCACTTCTCGAGACCGTACGGTGGCGGTTGCATAAGATTGAACGAAAATAAAAGAGTCCATTACGGCGATTCTAAGATTCGTTGAGACAACCGATTTCGTCTTACATTAAAAGAACACATTTATAAGAACTtcataatagggaaaaaaacACGATATCTTGCAAAATCATACATTAAACTGAGTTTGGAACCCGCACATAAGTAATTGTCGCAATATGATCGAACTTAAAGGATTTGGAAATGGAGGATCCCCGTGCCGAACACGTGCCAAGGTTTGGGAGGATTTCATTGCACGCGGAAAAATGTCTAGGGTCGGTTGGAATAACGCTCTTACTATTTGGAGTTCTCGGTTAAAGAAAGGAATACTAGGCGCATCGCATGCAGAAGCTTAagtcctgttttttttttacttggctTTTCGCATCGTCGCGTCACGAGTACAAACCTCACCCCCAAAGATCAACCGCGTAAACCGAACTAACCAAACACGTCGCTGACGTCATCTCTCACGTGGCAGTCCGGAGTTCTGGAAGGAACGCGCATGTTTGACCTCGCTCCCCACACTGGACAcagctcactctctctttcctgGTCTCTGCATGGAGACACCTATATAAACAGCCGCAAAATGTCTTCTTCCTTGTCTCAACACAGCAACGACAATCTTCTGCAAAACTCAAAGAGATTCTCCCAGAATCGAGCGGCAAGCTCGACCCCCCACCTTGGAACAAGTCAATTAAGTTCGTCAAAATCGAATCTTGACTtgggagaggagaagaagaagaagaagaagaagaagaatggtgaAGCGCACCGCAGCGAGAGCCGCCGGTCTCACGGCGCACGAGGACGCGGGAGCGACGAGGAAGGGCCTGAAGTTCAGGGGGGTGAGGAGGAGGGCGTGGGGCAAGTGGGTCTCCGAGATCCGCCTCCCCAACAGCCGCCGGAGGATCTGGCTCGGCTCCTACGACTCCGCCGAGAAGGCCGCCCGCGCCTTCGACGCCGCACTCTTCTGCCTCCGCGGCCGCGCCGCGAAGTTCAACTTCCCCGACAGCCCCCCGGAGATCGCCGGCGGGGGGTCCTTCACGCCCCCGGAGATCCGGGAGTCCGCGGCCAGGTTCGCCAACTCGGGAGCCACGCCGGCCCCGCCTGAGCTGTCGTCCGGATCCGTGTCGCCGGCCCCGTCGCCTTCGCTGTCGGTTTCGGAGGAGAGCAGCGTCCTGACGACCGACAGCGACCTGTCCCTGGACGTGTCGTTCTTGGATCTTTTGGTGGGTTCGGATCCGGCTCCGGGTCCCAGCGAGCCCGATTTCGGGATGTTCCCGGGCATCGAGGAGTTTCCCGACAATTTCTACGGGTCGCAATTCCCGAGCGTGGGGACTGGGGAACTGAACCTTGACGAGTTCTTGGCTCAAGATAACTTCCTATGGAGCTTCTGAAGTGGACTGAGGGAAAAGGCCTGATGGGTCAAGATAGAGGATTTATTTAAATTTGCcataagatttttttctttttcattctttggATGGACCAGATTTTGTACGGTCATCGCTTTAGGATGATACAGACAACAACGACAACAAAAATTTGACTTCTAGGTTGTAAAAAGACGTAGCTTTTGTCGATTCGGTTCGTCCCTTCAATGGATTTCAACTGAAAGCGGAAAAGATGATTAGCAGTTCTGTTGGTAAAATCGTGGACCGTGGAAGTTCTTCCAATCATTTCAGCTGTAAAACCATCTGGACGCTTGAACAGATCAAAATGGGGCGGATAAGCATCGAATTGAAAGTGATATTCGGCTCGTAATGAGCTAAGATCGATTGTCCGAGGAAAGTTTCTCGCTTTCTCCTTTTGATCATCAGCAACCGGGGTAAGTCTAGTCGTGCGACAATCAAGACCGGGCAGGGGACAGCGCGGCTTGCTACTCGCAAGGGATGGCGACCACGACTCGCGTGTGCGTGCTTTTCTCATTTCGGCTGGTCTTATTATGAGATTTGCATGCAAGTCTACGAGCCAAGTGTAAGAGAGTCTATAATGTATCGTATGGCTCACGCGATTGCAGGCTCGAAGGGAATCGCCCGACCGTTAAACCGTCGTCTCCCTCGATGATCTGATTCCctggaaaaattttgaaaaccaagAGTCGAACGCTTGTAGCGATTACTGTGTAGATCGACCCTTAAACAACACTGGATGCATGAGATCCAACATCCTGGAATCAACTCAAAGTATTTGCCTCGTATCAAGGATCGCAATGTCAGTTGACAATATGAAAACTCTGTGCTGAACGTCGGCGGACGAGCAGATTGATGGACAGAAAATATTTCGAAACTTAAAAGCTCATGCAAAAGTAACTCCTGATTCAACTCAATATGACTCTTGCTGACCATGATAATACTCTGTGTAGATGTATGACGAATCTTGCATTATGATGTGTTATTCTCATAATTATTCGAGCTCGCTGTTCCTATTGTGAACGGCCTGCAACTAGACTCGGATAGGGCCGCCGCCCATTTCTCAAACATTTTGTCTACCGTTTCCTATGAACGAACTCAGGTCAAGTACATGACAAAGGAAAAACGAACACACTATGACCAAATAGATGGAACCGATCACAAGGTATATTGCAAACAAAAATGACCACAATCCTAGCACTGGATTGTCGCAGTATGTCGAGCATTAGTTAGATATGTATTGACCATGGTAATTGCGCACGTCGGTGCATGCTTTGGCATGGCAGGACAGAAGGCCAGAAGGATCCTACCTGTGTCCGACACCTTTGCCCATGCTCCCAATTCCACCGAAACTGAGTCTTTTCCTGGAGGAGGCCCGAAATGGGCTTAAATTGACAGCAACCTCATGTCTCGTTGATAGTCTTCCCCAGTAACCTACTTGCAGAAGTATGACATGTATATGAGAATTAGGCCTTTTTAGGTAAGAAGAAATGGGGCCATAATGAGGTAATTGCGGTGCGAGTGGCGCTAAACATGAAAATACATTATAATGTCGTGATTGTCATCGTTCCGGAGACCTGAACTCCCTCCGAGTGCGATATTCTGTTAATCCAAGAATCGGTATTATGCAGCTTCTTGTCCTGGTCATTGAATCCAACCTTTCATGAGGGGGCTAACAAGTTTTTTCCAACTGAATGCAAGTCTGGGAACAATTCTGAAGTGACAAAAAGCTCAACTGCTGATCCTGATTCTACTCAGTTTCAGCTGTTCTTACCTTATAAAACCATGGTTTTGCCGACAAATCCCCCGCACCATATTGATGAGAGATCTGAACCGAGATGCCCGCGAAGTGGGAGATGAATCATAAATGCGCCACGACTTAGCCATTTACAAGGAAAGTAGTTATTCACCTATCATGACCTCGGTGAACCGACTGACCTGAACTGCCAAAAATTGCTGTGAGCAAGTGTGGCTCTCCAACAAAACTCTAGAGGAATTCATTAGCAAGAAAGCTTTCCTTTTATCAGCTTCAGCGGTGTTAATGACATTCCGATGCGATTGGAAAAACTTCTTATGTAAAGTGCGATACATAATGCATCTGTAATGGAAAGTTCTATACAGATTATGAATTATATCATTGCCGAAATAGTCATCATGCCATTTATTCTAGGCTTGAGATCGAAAAACTACCAAACAAATGGTGCTACCGAGTAAAGCCATAGTTTTCTTCGAAGTTTTCGGACTAAATGTTTCTCGTAATTCTAACTGAACAAGATGAGGTGAGGAATCATCGCAGTCGTGACTCGATAAACCTTGTCACGTCACTCTTACTATTGATTCCTATCAGCGAAAGAATGTCATATTCAGTTATCAATTTCAGTTGCGATTGCACGCTAGTTTAGAAGTTTGAGAATTCACCTGCATAATGTCTACTGAACTAAGTCATTCATTTTCATCTGGTTACAGAATTTGAGATGACGAGCATGGCAATGTGTATAAAGGGCAGCATACAAGTACTTTCCGCTTTTGCTGCGTTATAAACTCCGGTATTTCAACCTTAAGCAATGCTAACAGAGGAAGCCAGTACTTAATATTAGCTGTCTTGATGAGAGTCGGTTTTCGCATCCATATCTTTCCTGAAGTGCTATAGGAAGAATCTCTCAGAGGTGGCATTGTTCATGTTCGCAGTGATCTAAACCAGAAGGAATGAGTTCATTTTCTTATCGTGACATCGATGCTGCATGTACTTTTGGCCACTTCCAGACCAGAAGAATCTCGTCTTCATGAAGGGACTGACCGAGCCTTCATGAAGACGATTGCAAGTCTGGGAGCAATTCTGAAGTGACAAAACCTCAACTTTGTATCCCGATTCCCGCTCGGTTTCAGCTGTTCTTACCTTATAAAACCGTGGTTTTGCCGACAAATCCCCCATAGCATATTAATGAGAGATCTGAACAGAGCCGCCCACCAAGTGGGAAAGTAGTTTTTCATCTATTGAACAGAAAAACTGCCAAAAATTTGCAGTGATAAGTGTGGCCCTTGAACGAACTCTAGAGGAATTTATTAGCAAGAAAACTTTCCTTTTAGCAGCTTCAATAGCGCAAATCGTATACCGATGCAAATGGCTATTGCCGATGTTGTCATCATGCCATTTCCTCTAGGCTTAAGACCAAAAAACTGCCAAACAAAAGGTGATATCGAGTATAGCAATGGTTTTCGCCGAAGTTTTAGGATCCACTGGTTTCTTGTTCAAGAAACCGGACCCGGACTGGATGCGCCATTTTAACTCCGGTTATTGTCAAATTCTGCGCAATCACAAATGCTTCAGAAGCTGCACCATCATCTTGCTACATAAGTACAGAGAACTGCAGGCTAATGCAAAAAATGAACACCTATATTCGGCTGATCAACGTAACCATGAAGGACAAGACCTTCGTATTTCATATGGAGGATCCCGTTATGCAATGACGGCTCACTAATTATAGGGCTGTATCTGAACTAGATAGCGGATGGAAGAATTTCTAACAGCACCGGATGAGTTCAGGAATCGCCTCGGTCATGACTTGGGTACAATAAACCTGGTCACGTCGCACTTACTATCAAATCTGATCAGCGAAAGTAGGTTGTTTGATTATCATTTTCAGTTAGGCGACTCGCCAATTTAG
This genomic interval from Rhodamnia argentea isolate NSW1041297 chromosome 4, ASM2092103v1, whole genome shotgun sequence contains the following:
- the LOC115746734 gene encoding ethylene-responsive transcription factor ERF017-like, whose amino-acid sequence is MVKRTAARAAGLTAHEDAGATRKGLKFRGVRRRAWGKWVSEIRLPNSRRRIWLGSYDSAEKAARAFDAALFCLRGRAAKFNFPDSPPEIAGGGSFTPPEIRESAARFANSGATPAPPELSSGSVSPAPSPSLSVSEESSVLTTDSDLSLDVSFLDLLVGSDPAPGPSEPDFGMFPGIEEFPDNFYGSQFPSVGTGELNLDEFLAQDNFLWSF